The Acanthopagrus latus isolate v.2019 chromosome 13, fAcaLat1.1, whole genome shotgun sequence genome contains a region encoding:
- the mink1 gene encoding misshapen-like kinase 1 isoform X4 gives MSENAPTRSLDDIDLAALRDPAGIFELVEVVGNGTYGQVYKGRHVKTGQLAAIKVMDVTEEEEEEIKAEINMLKKYSHHRNIATYYGAFVKKSPPGHDDQLWLVMEFCGAGSVTDLVKNTKGSSLKEDWIAYICREILRGLSHLHAHKVIHRDIKGQNVLLTENAEVKLVDFGVSAQLDRTVGRRNTFIGTPYWMAPEVIACDENPDSTYDYRSDIWSLGITAIEMAEGAPPLCDMHPMRALFLIPRNPPPKLKSKKWSKKFIDFIEGCLVKTYPSRPSTEQLLKHSFIRDQPTERQVRIQLKDHIDRTRKKRGEKEETEYEYSGSDEEDENRGDDRESSSILNVPGESTLRRDFQRLQQENKERSEAHKRQQAQLAAQRRDPEEHKRQLLHDRQKRIEEQKEQRRRLEEQQRKEREMVRQQEKGPHRRLDDMRREEDRRLAEREQEFIRHKLEEEQRQLEILQQQLLQEQALLMEYKRKQLEEQRQSERLQRQLQQEHAYLVSLQQQQQEKKPQLYHYNKNLEPNNKPTWAREVEERSKLNRQGSPKICTTVSDTAIQSRSDSISQSGVVQSAQTPPMQRPVEPQGGQGKAHQIREDRGPWIRLPDVELPPKIPQRTASIATALNTNLSSGIRHPVRASNPDLSRNDRWERGDSMSIISNLPQTGSLERHRIISSSKMDSPILSHDSRHKPGESRTSSRPGRPASYKRAIGEDHGLFAKERAEEQPRPPVKANDYSSSSESSESSEESESGEGAEEEESPTDRHRDADTDSVNTMVVHEDEGEGGEAEQAGGYGDQTMLVQRTPEKRSHNGYTNLPDVVQPSHSPTDSATHSSPGKDSVYDYQSRGLVKASGKSSFTTFVDLGMYQSPGSTGDNMSITGSRFEQLKMEVRKGSMVNVNPTNTRPPNDTPEIRKYKKRFNSEILCAALWGVNLLVGTENGLKLLDRSGQGKVYPLINSRRFQQMDVLEGLNLLITISGKKNKVRVYYLAWLRNKILHNDPEVEKKQGWTTVGEMEGCVHYKVVKYERIKFLVIALKNAVEVYAWAPKPYHKFMAFKSFADLPHRPVLVDLTVEEGQRLKVIYGSCAGFHAIDVDSGNNYDIYIPVHIQSHVTPHAIVFLPSSDGMEMLLCYEDEGVYVNTYGRIIKDVVLQWGEMPTSVAHICSNQIMGWGEKAIEIRSVETGHLDGVFMHKRAQRLKFLCERNDKVFFASVRSGGSSQVYFMTLNRNCIMNW, from the exons ATGTCTGAAAACGCCCCCACACGAAGCCTGGATGACATAGACCTCGCAGCTCTCAGG gATCCAGCAGGAATCTTTGAGCTGGTTGAGGTCGTCGGCAATGGGACATATGGACAGGTATACAAG GGCCGTCACGTGAAGACAGGCCAGCTGGCGGCCATCAAGGTGATGGATgttacagaggaggaagaggaggagatcaaAGCAGAAATCAACATGCTGAAAAAATATAGCCACCACCGCAACATAGCCACATACTACGGTGCCTTTGTCAAGAAGAGTCCACCAGGACATGATGACCAACTTTGG CTGGTGATGGAGTTCTGTGGGGCGGGATCAGTGACCGACCTTGTGAAAAACACTAAGGGCAGCTCTCTAAAGGAGGACTGGATTGCTTACATCTGCAGAGAGATCCTAAGG GGCCTTTCTCATCTCCACGCCCATAAGGTTATCCACAGAGACATCAAGGGCCAGAATGTGCTACTAACAGAGAATGCAGAGGTCAAACTTG TTGATTTTGGGGTGAGTGCTCAGTTGGACAGAACTGTTGGGCGTAGGAACACCTTCATCGGCACACCGTACTGGATGGCACCTGAAGTTATTGCCTGTGATGAGAACCCTGACTCCACCTATGACTACAGG agtgATATCTGGTCCTTGGGGATAACAGCCATTGAGATGGCTGAGGGAGCTCCTC CCTTGTGTGACATGCATCCGATGAGAGCCCTCTTCCTGATTCCCAGGAATCCCCCTCCCAAACTTAAATCGAAAAAATG GTCCAAGAAATTCATTGACTTTATAGAGGGCTGTCTTGTGAAGACATATCCCAGCCGACCAtccacagagcagctgctcaAGCACTCCTTCATCAGGGATCAGCCTACCGAGCGCCAGGTCCGAATCCAGCTCAAAGACCATATTGACCGTACACgcaagaaaagaggagagaaag aAGAGACAGAGTATGAGTACAGCGGtagtgatgaagaggatgaaaatCGCGGAGATGACCGAGAGTCAAG TTCAATCCTCAATGTACCTGGTGAGTCAACCCTGAGGCGGGACTTCCAGCGTCTCCAGCAGGAGAACAAAGAGCGCTCGGAGGCTCACAAAAGGCAGCAGGCCCAACTGGCTGCTCAGCGTAGGGACCCCGAGGAACACAAGAGGCAACTGTTGCATGACCGACAGAAACGCATTGAAGAGCAGAAGGAACAGCGTCGTCGACTTGAAGAG caacagagaaaagaaCGAGAGATGGTGAGGCAGCAAGAAAAGGGTCCCCATCGGAGACTCGACGATATGAGACGGGAGGAAGATAGAAGGTTGGCTGAGAGGGAGCAG GAGTTTATCAGACATAAGTTAGAAGAAGAGCAGCGGCAGTTAgaaatcctccagcagcagctgcttcaggagCAAGCACTGCTTATG gaaTATAAGCGGAAGCAGTTGGAGGAACAACGTCAGTCAGAGCGGCtgcagaggcagctgcagcaggagcatgCCTACCTGGTGtctctgcagcaacagcagcaagaAAAGAAGCCCCAGCTCTACCACTATAACAAAAACTTGGAGCCTAACAACAAACCGACATGGGCCCGTGAG GTGGAGGAGCGAAGTAAGCTCAACAGACAGGGCTCACCCAAGATCTGCACCACTGTCTCTGACACTGCCATCCAGTCACGCTCTGACtcaatcagccaatcaggagtGGTCCAGTCTGCTCAGACCCCACCGATGCAGAGGCCTGTTGAACCCCAAGGAGGGCAGGGCAAG GCACACCAAATCAGAGAGGATCGTGGCCCCTGGATCCGCCTGCCAGATGTGGAACTCCCACCCAAG ATTCCTCAGAGAACAGCGTCCATTGCCACAGCTCTCAACACCAACCTGTCCTCGGGCATAAGGCATCCAGTAAGAGCCAG CAATCCAGATCTCAGCCGCAATGATCgctgggagagaggagacagtatGAGCATCATATCAAATCTGCCCCAGACTGGCTCTCTTGAGAGGCATCGCATTATCA GTTCCTCCAAAATGGATTCACCCATTCTTTCCCATGATAGCCGTCATAAGCCAGGGGAGTCTCGCACATCCTCACGCCCTGGGCGCCCTGCT agttACAAGAGAGCTATAGGGGAG gacCATGGCCTCTTTGCCAAAGAGCGTGCTGAGGAGCAGCCAAGGCCCCCGGTGAAGGCAAATGattactcctcctcctcagaaaGCAGCGAGAGCAGTGAGGAGAGTGAGAGTGgcgagggagcagaggaggaagaaagccCCACAGATCG TCACAGGGATGCAGACACTGACTCGGTCAACACCATGGTGGTTCACGAAGATGAAGGCGAAGGGGGAGAGGCAGAACAAGCTGGAGGCTATGGGGATCAGACCATGCTGGTGCAGAGG ACCCCAGAGAAGAGGAGCCATAATGGGTACACTAACTTGCCAGATGTGGTTCAGCCCTCCCACTCCCCCACTGATTCAGCCACTCACTCCTCCCCTGGGAAGGACTCTGTTTATGAT TATCAGTCCAGAGGTTTGGTTAAAGCATCTGGCAAGTCCTCCTTCACCACCTTTGTGGATCTGGGCATGTACCAGTCACCAGGAAGTACAGGGGATAACATGTCCATCACTG GCTCCAGGTTTGAACAGCTGAAGATGGAGGTGAGGAAAGGATCCATGGTGAATGTCAATCCCACCAACACACGCCCTCCCAATGACACACCTGAGATCCGCAAGTACAAGAAGAGGTTCAACTCTGAGATCCTGTGTGCTGCGCTCTGGG GTGTGAACCTGTTGGTGGGCACAGAAAACGGTTTGAAGCTGCTGGACCGCAGTGGTCAGGGCAAGGTTTACCCCCTCATCAACTCTCGCAGGTTCCAACAGATGGACGTCCTAGAGGGCCTCAACCTGCTCATCACCATATCAG gcaagaaaaacaaagtgcgTGTCTACTACCTGGCTTGGCTGAGGAATAAGATCCTCCACAATGACCCCGAGGTGGAGAAGAAGCAAGGCTGGACCACTGTTGGGGAGATGGAGGGCTGTGTGCACTACAAAGTTG TGAAATATGAGAGGATAAAGTTCCTGGTGATTGCTTTGAAGAATGCGGTGGAAGTGTATGCTTGGGCGCCTAAGCCTTATCACAAATTCATGGCCTTCAAG TCTTTTGCAGACCTGCCACACAGGCCTGTGCTTGTCGACCTGACAGTGGAGGAGGGTCAGAGGTTGAAGGTCATTTACGGCTCTTGTGCTGGCTTCCATGCCATCGACGTGGACTCTGGAAACAACTATGACATTTATATCCCCGTTCAT ATCCAGAGCCATGTGACACCACACGCAATTGTTTTCCTGCCCAGCTCAGATGGCATGGAGATGCTGCTGTGCTACGAGGACGAGGGTGTCTATGTCAACACCTATGGACGTATCATCAAGGATGTGGTCCTGCAGTGGG